The following coding sequences are from one Lolium rigidum isolate FL_2022 chromosome 6, APGP_CSIRO_Lrig_0.1, whole genome shotgun sequence window:
- the LOC124660663 gene encoding MACPF domain-containing protein At4g24290-like: protein MAARRLELPRNAAESAVRSIGLGYDVAADVRLKFCKQRGEPLIELDRDGVQDIVLPGSLTVAGVPKSIKCDKGERMRFRSDVLSFQQMSEQFNQELSLSGKIPSGLFNNMFEFTGSWQKDAASTKSLAFDGWCITLYTVALSKAQIVLRDHVKQAVPSTWEPAALARFIQKYGTHIVVGVKMGGKDVIYLKQQHSSSLQAVDVQKRLKEMSDSRFLDANGQSDISFRDAYGKDKSDRREQRLRFVESSPLNSYASKEDLVMMPKRRGGRDKDMISHGEWLNSVQAQPDVISMSFIPITSLLNGVPGSGFLNHAINLYLRYKPPIEELHQFLEFQLPRQWAPVYSDLPLGPQRKRQNSASLPVTFIGPKLYVCTNMVDVGKRPITGLRLFLEGKKSNKLAIHLQHLCSLPQIIQLEDDPYNNQSPEPYDRKYLEPIGSWKRFSHVCTAPVESEDSSIVTGAQLEVINQGFKKILFLRLTFSKVLNAAPVRQPEWEGSPNLIQKSGLISTLISTHFSTAAQKPMPRPADVNINSAVYPGGPPAPVQAPKLLKFVDTTEMMRGPQDLPGYWVVSGAKLHMERGKISLRVRYSLLTAMLPDDEDTLDDDF from the exons ATGGCCGCGCGTAGGCTCGAGTTGCCGCGGAACGCCGCGGAGTCCGCCGTCCGGTCCATCGGCCTCGGCTACGACGTCGCCGCCGACGTCCGCCTCAAGTTCTGCAAGCAGCGGGGCGAGCCGCTCATCGAGCTCGACCGCGACGGGGTGCAGGACATCGTGCTCCCCGGCAGCCTGACCGTCGCCGGCGTGCCTAAATCGATCAAGTGCGACAAGGGGGAGCGCATGCGGTTCCGGTCGGATGTCCTCTCGTTTCAGCAG ATGTCGGAGCAATTCAACCAGGAGTTATCTTTGTCAGGAAAAATTCCATCTGGTCTCTTCAATAATATGTTTGAATTTACTGGCTCCTGGCAGAAAGATGCTGCTAGTACCAAGTCACTTGCTTTTGATGGTTGGTGCATCACACTATACACTGTTGCTCTCTCGAAGGCACAAATTGTACTACGAGATCATGTCAAGCAGGCTGTTCCATCAACTTGGGAACCTGCTGCTTTGGCAAG GTTCATTCAAAAATATGGGACACATATAGTTGTAGGTGTAAAAATGGGAGGGAAGGAtgtaatttatttgaaacaacagcATTCATCAAGCTTACAAGCCGTTGATGTTCAAAAACGATTGAAGGAGATGTCTGACAGTAGATTTCTTGATGCAAATGGGCAATCTGACATTAGCTTCAGAGATGCATACGGGAAGGATAAG AGTGACAGAAGAGAGCAGCGACTGAGATTTGTGGAGTCCAGTCCACTAAATTCTTATGCTTCGAAGGAG GATTTGGTAATGATGCCTAAGCGAAGAGGTGGAAGGGATAAAGATATGATTTCTCACGGCGAGTGGCTGAATAGTGTTCAAGCACAACCTGATGTTATCTCAATGTCTTTTATACCTATTACTTCACTATTGAATGGAGTTCCTGGAAGTGGATTTCTGAATCATGCAATCAATTTGTACCTTCGTT ATAAGCCCCCAATTGAGGAATTACACCAGTTTTTGGAGTTCCAGCTTCCAAGGCAGTGGGCACCTGTTTATAGCGACCTCCCTCTGGGTCCTCAGAGGAAAAGGCAAAACAGTGCATCTTTACCAGTAACTTTTATTGGTCCAAAGCTTTATGTTTGTACCAACATG GTTGATGTGGGCAAAAGACCAATTACAGGACTCCGGTTGTTTCTTGAAGGAAAGAAAAGCAACAAATTAGCTATCCATCTCCAGCATCTCTGCTCTCTTCCTCAGATAATTCAGCTTGAGGATGACCCTTACAATAACCAAAGTCCAGAACCATACGACCGCAAATACTTGGAACCAATAGGATCATGGAAGCGCTTCTCTCATGTATGCACAGCACCAGTGGAGTCAGAAGATTCCTCCATCGTCACTGGAGCACAGCTAGAAGTGATCAACCAAGGTTTCAAGAAAATATTGTTTCTTCGCCTCACTTTCTCCAAAGTCCTGAACGCtgcccctgtcaggcagcccgagtGGGAAGGGTCTCCGAACCTGATCCAGAAGTCTGGCCTCATCTCGACGCTTATTAGCACACATTTCTCCACGGCAGCCCAGAAGCCGATGCCCCGGCCCGCCGACGTTAATATCAACTCAGCAGTGTACCCTGGCGGTCCGCCTGCCCCGGTGCAGGCCCCAAAGCTGCTCAAGTTTGTGGACACAACGGAGATGATGCGTGGCCCCCAGGATCTTCCAGGCTACTGGGTAGTCTCGGGTGCGAAGCTGCACATGGAGAGGGGCAAGATCTCCCTGCGTGTGCGCTATTCGCTCCTGACAGCCATGCTGCCCGACGATGAGGATACGCTTGATGATGACTTTTAG